In Zingiber officinale cultivar Zhangliang chromosome 8B, Zo_v1.1, whole genome shotgun sequence, a single genomic region encodes these proteins:
- the LOC122016746 gene encoding riboflavin synthase-like, whose amino-acid sequence MASVMSMSLLGLSRTAHRSYSFLLPPQSPHPRRRCSLSFNLETSSSHAALKLSLLPRPFRPNPSAARSRPPITAIFTGIVEEMGRVDRIGPSGDADGGFQIRIAASTVLGGVNLGDSISVNGTCLTVSAFDLAASHFTVGLSPETLRRTALSDLASGSPVNLERALQPVSRMGGHFVQGHVDGTGEITSFVPEGDSLWVKVRVAPELLHYMVPKGFIAVDGVSLTVVGVYEDESCFDFMLVAYTQQKVVIPLKKVADKVNLEVDILGKYVEKLLNNRFGDANPTSSSSF is encoded by the exons ATGGCGTCCGTCATGTCCATGTCCTTACTCGGTCTATCTCGCACCGCCCACAGATCTTATtcctttctccttcctcctcagTCACCCCACCCCCGCCGCCGATGCTCCCTCTCCTTCAATCTCGAAACCTCCTCATCCCATGCCGCCCTCAAGCTATCTCTCCTCCCTCGCCCCTTTCGCCCAAACCCCAGCGCCGCCCGATCGCGACCCCCAATCACCGCTATTTTCACCGGCATCGTCGAGGAGATGGGGCGCGTCGACCGAATTGGCCCCTCAGGCGACGCTGACGGTGGATTCCAGATTCGCATAGCCGCTAGCACCGTCCTCGGCGGCGTCAACCTCGGCGACAGCATCTCCGTCAACGGCACCTGCCTCACCGTCTCCGCCTTTGACCTCGCCGCCTCCCACTTCACCGTCGGCCTCTCGCCCGAGACCCTCCGCCGGACCGCCCTTTCCGATCTCGCCTCCGGATCCCCCGTCAATCTGGAGCGCGCCCTGCAGCCGGTGTCGCGGATGGGCGGCCACTTCGTCCAAGGCCACGTGGACGGCACCGGCGAGATCACGTCGTTTGTCCCCGAGGGCGACTCGTTGTGGGTGAAGGTGCGCGTCGCACCGGAGTTGCTGCACTACATGGTGCCCAAGGGTTTCATCGCGGTGGACGGGGTGAGCTTGACGGTGGTGGGAGTGTACGAGGATGAGTCCTGCTTCGACTTCATGCTGGTAGCCTACACACAGCAGAAGGTGGTGATCCCGCTGAAGAAGGTGGCAGATAAGGTGAACTTGGAGGTGGATATACTCGGAAAGTACGTGGAGAAGCTTCTTAACAATAGATTCGGTGATGCAAaccctacttcttcttcttctttctg A